A region from the Hippoglossus hippoglossus isolate fHipHip1 chromosome 18, fHipHip1.pri, whole genome shotgun sequence genome encodes:
- the nit1 gene encoding deaminated glutathione amidase isoform X1, whose protein sequence is MFRARCILGSAAWRLQNRMSAAPHSVAAVCQVTSTPDKQANFSACKRLVEEAKERGASMVFLPEGFDYIGSSREETLSLSESLTGDTISRYAQLARKLLVWLSLGGFHERGHEWESDRRIYNTHIIMNDKGDIVSVYRKSHLFDVELPEKGVSLKESGFTIPGPSLVSPVQTPIGKVGLGICYDLRFPELSLALRRHGADILTYPSAFTVATGAAHWEVLLRARAIETQCFVLAAAQVGRHHEKRSSHGHALAVDPWGEVLGDCGGESPGMVLVQMNLDKVGSTRRNMPVQQHRRDTGFYLSLEKA, encoded by the exons GATGTCTGCGGCGCCTCACTCAGTGGCTGCAGTCTGCCAGGTGACGTCCACCCCCGACAAGCAGGCCAACTTCTCTGCCTGTAAGCGTCTGGTGGAGGAAGCCAAGGAGCGAGGGGCCAGCATGGTCTTCCTGCCCGAGGGCTTCGACTACATCGGGTCCAGTCGAGAGGAGACGCTGTCGCTGTCTGAGAGCCTGACGGGGGACACCATCTCCAGATACGCTCAGCTGGCCAG GAAGCTGCTGGTGTGGCTGTCTCTCGGGGGGTTTCATGAACGAGGACATGAGTGGGAGAGTGACAGACGAATCTACAACACTCACATCATAATGAATGATAAAG gtgaCATTGTGTCCGTCTACAGGAAGTCCCATTTGTTTGACGTGGAGCTGCCAGAAAAAGGTGTATCCCTCAAAGAAAGTGGCTTCACCATCCCGGGACCCTCCCTGGTGTCTCCGGTCCAAACTCCCATCGGCAAG GTTGGTTTGGGGATCTGCTACGACCTGAGGTTTCCCGAGTTGTCTCTGGCCCTGCGACGGCACGGGGCCGACATCCTGACGTACCCATCGGCCTTCACTGTCGCCACAGGAGCTGCTCACTGGGAG GTGTTACTGCGAGCACGAGCCATCGAGACCCAGTGCTTTGTCCTGGCAGCAGCTCAGGTCGGTCGGCACCATGAGAAGCGCTCGTCGCACGGCCACGCCCTCGCAGTGGACCCCTGGGGCGAGGTGCTGGGCGACTGCGGGGGGGAGAGCCCTGGCATGGTGCTGGTGCAGATGAACCTGGACAAAGTCGGCAGCACTCGGAGAAACATGCCGGTCCAGCAGCACCGCAGAGACACGGGCTTCTACCTCAGTCTGGAGAAAGCCTGA
- the nit1 gene encoding deaminated glutathione amidase isoform X2 → MSAAPHSVAAVCQVTSTPDKQANFSACKRLVEEAKERGASMVFLPEGFDYIGSSREETLSLSESLTGDTISRYAQLARKLLVWLSLGGFHERGHEWESDRRIYNTHIIMNDKGDIVSVYRKSHLFDVELPEKGVSLKESGFTIPGPSLVSPVQTPIGKVGLGICYDLRFPELSLALRRHGADILTYPSAFTVATGAAHWEVLLRARAIETQCFVLAAAQVGRHHEKRSSHGHALAVDPWGEVLGDCGGESPGMVLVQMNLDKVGSTRRNMPVQQHRRDTGFYLSLEKA, encoded by the exons ATGTCTGCGGCGCCTCACTCAGTGGCTGCAGTCTGCCAGGTGACGTCCACCCCCGACAAGCAGGCCAACTTCTCTGCCTGTAAGCGTCTGGTGGAGGAAGCCAAGGAGCGAGGGGCCAGCATGGTCTTCCTGCCCGAGGGCTTCGACTACATCGGGTCCAGTCGAGAGGAGACGCTGTCGCTGTCTGAGAGCCTGACGGGGGACACCATCTCCAGATACGCTCAGCTGGCCAG GAAGCTGCTGGTGTGGCTGTCTCTCGGGGGGTTTCATGAACGAGGACATGAGTGGGAGAGTGACAGACGAATCTACAACACTCACATCATAATGAATGATAAAG gtgaCATTGTGTCCGTCTACAGGAAGTCCCATTTGTTTGACGTGGAGCTGCCAGAAAAAGGTGTATCCCTCAAAGAAAGTGGCTTCACCATCCCGGGACCCTCCCTGGTGTCTCCGGTCCAAACTCCCATCGGCAAG GTTGGTTTGGGGATCTGCTACGACCTGAGGTTTCCCGAGTTGTCTCTGGCCCTGCGACGGCACGGGGCCGACATCCTGACGTACCCATCGGCCTTCACTGTCGCCACAGGAGCTGCTCACTGGGAG GTGTTACTGCGAGCACGAGCCATCGAGACCCAGTGCTTTGTCCTGGCAGCAGCTCAGGTCGGTCGGCACCATGAGAAGCGCTCGTCGCACGGCCACGCCCTCGCAGTGGACCCCTGGGGCGAGGTGCTGGGCGACTGCGGGGGGGAGAGCCCTGGCATGGTGCTGGTGCAGATGAACCTGGACAAAGTCGGCAGCACTCGGAGAAACATGCCGGTCCAGCAGCACCGCAGAGACACGGGCTTCTACCTCAGTCTGGAGAAAGCCTGA